The following are encoded together in the Tepidiforma bonchosmolovskayae genome:
- the groES gene encoding co-chaperone GroES, with protein MAAKTATKTETKSKLIPLADRVVIVPLKQEEITASGLVIPDTAKEKPQQGEVVAVGPGRLDENGKRVPMDIAVGDRILYAKYTGTDVKIDGQDYIVLNEKDILCKVEY; from the coding sequence ATGGCTGCCAAGACCGCGACCAAGACGGAGACCAAGTCCAAGCTCATCCCCCTCGCTGACCGCGTCGTCATCGTCCCCCTCAAGCAGGAGGAGATCACCGCCAGCGGCCTCGTCATCCCCGATACCGCCAAGGAGAAGCCGCAGCAGGGCGAAGTCGTCGCCGTCGGCCCCGGCCGCCTCGATGAGAACGGCAAGCGCGTCCCCATGGACATCGCCGTCGGCGACCGCATCCTCTACGCCAAGTACACCGGCACCGACGTGAAAATCGACGGCCAGGATTACATCGTCCTCAACGAGAAGGACATCCTCTGCAAGGTCGAATACTAG
- a CDS encoding enoyl-CoA hydratase/isomerase family protein has protein sequence MPDCLVERDGPVMVVTFNRPERMNSMGGTLLAEFLAALEEGRRDDRVKAFVVTGAGRAWCAGADLQAIGAAGADEHGRRFAAVDDIGDVGRVVLALHHCDKPLIAAVNGVAVGGGFGLCSAFDIRIASEEARFATVFIKRALAPDCGLSYFLPRLVGPERAAELFYSGRMIDAREALALGIVSKVVPAEELLPAALAAAREYAAMPPSAMTYTRRAIRRSLDGVSLADQLAFEWAQQKACLGSPEFREGVQAFLEKREPDYSKF, from the coding sequence ATGCCTGATTGCCTGGTCGAACGGGACGGTCCCGTGATGGTCGTCACCTTCAACCGCCCGGAGCGGATGAACTCGATGGGCGGGACGCTGCTCGCCGAGTTCCTCGCCGCGCTCGAAGAAGGGCGCCGGGACGACCGGGTGAAAGCGTTCGTCGTGACCGGCGCCGGGCGGGCCTGGTGCGCCGGGGCCGACCTGCAGGCGATCGGCGCGGCGGGCGCGGACGAGCACGGGCGCCGGTTCGCGGCGGTCGACGACATCGGCGATGTGGGGCGGGTGGTGCTCGCGCTCCACCACTGCGACAAGCCGCTGATTGCGGCGGTGAACGGGGTGGCGGTGGGCGGGGGCTTCGGCCTCTGCTCGGCGTTCGATATCCGGATTGCGAGCGAGGAGGCGCGGTTCGCGACGGTGTTCATCAAGCGGGCGCTGGCGCCGGACTGCGGGCTTTCGTACTTCCTGCCGCGGCTGGTTGGTCCGGAGCGGGCGGCCGAGCTGTTCTACTCGGGCCGGATGATCGATGCGCGGGAGGCGCTGGCGCTGGGGATTGTGTCGAAGGTGGTGCCGGCGGAGGAGCTCCTGCCGGCGGCCCTGGCGGCGGCGCGGGAGTATGCGGCGATGCCGCCCTCGGCGATGACGTACACGCGGCGGGCGATCCGGCGTTCGCTGGACGGCGTATCGCTGGCGGACCAGCTGGCGTTTGAGTGGGCGCAGCAGAAGGCGTGCCTTGGGAGCCCGGAGTTCCGGGAGGGGGTGCAGGCGTTCCTGGAGAAGCGGGAGCCGGATTACTCGAAGTTCTGA
- the mgtA gene encoding magnesium-translocating P-type ATPase, producing MNQPRRRGPAPALAEWAVRDAADVLERLGTGPGGLSSAEAARRLAVHGPNSLPRGGHPALAIFLRQLKNPLLGLLLAAVSVSFVVGQRLDAAIIVGILLLSVVLGFVDEFRADRSARMLEARLTRTARVLRDGEIQRVDAESLVPGDILVVEVGDIIAADARVLETNDLAVDESIATGESLPAEKRAEAGGEPGLATMLLSGTVVRSGRGRAVVVATGPRTMVGAVSADLLAAGRPTEFERGLRRFSLLLVNVTAALTAFILAANAVLGRGLLESLLFALAIAVGLTPQLLPAIVTVSLATGGRRLARRKVIVRRLVAIEDLGNLEVLFSDKTGTLTEGSIVLEALGCPPGAEDTLLGWTASWLLAGIHETSGNALDAVLAADERIQRAAAARAGWTLRDEFPFSYQLRYAAVAVESPSGERWVVVKGAAEELLARCTAAPGWGEEWQAAAAAALARLADDGLRVIAVAIRPDDGRELAAQAAGELRLVGFLGFSDPPRPEAKAAVERLAGLGIEVKILTGDHPAVARHVCERVGITVRGLLTGADLEGLSPGELREAVARTTVFARVSPEQKKLLVQAAQAGGRDVGFLGDGVNDAPAIRQADIGISVDTATDVAKAAADVVLLEKDLGVLADGVLEGRRTFANTVKYILMATSSNFGNMFSAAGASLFLSFLPMRPTQILLNNFLYDVSELTIPTDAVDEELTRRPAHWDLRTISRAMVVFGPASSLFDFLTFALMLRVFDAGESRFQSGWFVESLCTQTLVIFVLRTHRVPFWRSRPSLPLLATTLACVALAAFIPYSPAAGLLNFEPLPAGFLLALSGMVVTYLALVELAKRIVFAQAGAPPPAPAPAPPAPTPAA from the coding sequence ATGAACCAGCCGCGCCGGCGCGGCCCGGCGCCCGCGCTCGCCGAATGGGCCGTGCGCGACGCCGCCGACGTGCTCGAACGTCTCGGGACCGGCCCCGGCGGCCTCTCCAGCGCCGAAGCCGCACGCCGCCTCGCCGTCCACGGCCCCAACTCCCTGCCGCGCGGCGGCCACCCCGCGCTCGCCATCTTCCTTCGCCAGCTCAAGAACCCCCTCCTCGGCCTCCTCCTCGCCGCCGTCTCCGTCTCCTTCGTCGTCGGCCAGCGCCTCGATGCGGCCATCATCGTCGGCATCCTCCTCCTCTCCGTCGTCCTCGGCTTCGTCGACGAATTCCGCGCCGACCGCTCGGCCCGCATGCTCGAAGCGCGGCTCACGCGCACGGCCCGCGTCCTCCGCGACGGCGAAATCCAGCGCGTCGACGCCGAATCGCTGGTCCCCGGCGACATCCTCGTCGTCGAAGTCGGCGACATCATCGCCGCCGACGCCCGCGTCCTCGAAACGAACGACCTCGCCGTCGATGAGTCGATCGCGACCGGCGAGTCGCTCCCCGCCGAGAAGCGCGCCGAAGCCGGCGGCGAACCCGGCCTCGCCACCATGCTCCTCTCCGGCACGGTGGTGCGCAGCGGACGCGGGCGCGCCGTGGTCGTGGCCACCGGTCCGCGGACGATGGTCGGGGCCGTCTCCGCGGACCTGCTCGCAGCCGGCCGACCCACCGAATTCGAACGCGGCCTCCGCCGCTTCTCCCTCCTCCTCGTCAACGTCACTGCGGCGCTCACGGCGTTCATCCTCGCCGCCAACGCCGTCCTCGGCCGCGGCCTCCTCGAATCGCTCCTCTTCGCCCTCGCCATCGCCGTCGGGCTCACTCCGCAGCTCCTCCCCGCAATCGTCACGGTCAGCCTCGCCACCGGCGGCCGGCGGCTGGCCCGGCGGAAAGTCATCGTCCGCCGCCTCGTCGCCATCGAAGACCTCGGCAACCTCGAGGTCCTCTTTTCCGATAAAACCGGCACCCTCACCGAAGGCTCCATCGTCCTCGAAGCCCTCGGCTGCCCGCCCGGCGCCGAAGATACGCTCCTCGGATGGACGGCCAGCTGGCTGCTCGCCGGCATCCACGAAACGTCCGGCAACGCCCTCGATGCCGTCCTCGCCGCCGACGAGCGCATCCAGCGGGCGGCGGCCGCGCGCGCCGGCTGGACCCTGCGCGATGAGTTCCCCTTCTCCTACCAGCTCCGCTACGCCGCCGTGGCCGTCGAATCCCCGTCCGGCGAACGGTGGGTCGTCGTCAAAGGCGCCGCCGAGGAGCTGCTCGCACGGTGTACGGCTGCCCCCGGCTGGGGCGAGGAGTGGCAGGCTGCCGCCGCCGCGGCTCTCGCCCGCCTGGCCGATGACGGCCTTCGTGTCATCGCCGTCGCCATCCGCCCCGACGATGGCCGCGAACTCGCCGCGCAGGCCGCCGGAGAGCTCCGCCTCGTCGGCTTCCTCGGCTTCAGCGACCCGCCCCGGCCCGAAGCGAAGGCCGCTGTCGAACGGCTCGCCGGCCTCGGCATCGAGGTCAAAATCCTCACCGGCGACCATCCGGCCGTCGCCCGCCACGTTTGCGAACGGGTCGGCATCACCGTCCGCGGCCTGCTCACCGGGGCCGACCTCGAGGGGCTCAGCCCGGGCGAACTCCGCGAAGCCGTCGCCCGCACGACCGTCTTCGCCCGCGTCAGCCCCGAGCAGAAGAAGCTGCTGGTCCAGGCCGCGCAGGCCGGCGGGCGCGACGTCGGCTTCCTCGGCGACGGCGTCAACGACGCCCCGGCCATCCGCCAGGCCGATATCGGCATCTCCGTCGATACCGCCACCGACGTCGCCAAGGCCGCCGCCGATGTCGTCCTGCTCGAGAAAGACCTCGGCGTGCTCGCCGACGGCGTCCTCGAAGGCCGCCGCACCTTCGCCAACACCGTGAAGTACATCCTCATGGCCACGAGCTCGAACTTCGGCAACATGTTCAGCGCCGCGGGCGCCTCCCTCTTCCTCAGCTTCCTGCCGATGCGCCCCACCCAGATCCTGCTGAACAACTTCCTCTACGACGTCTCCGAGCTGACCATCCCGACCGATGCCGTCGACGAGGAGCTCACCCGCCGGCCTGCCCACTGGGACCTGCGCACCATCAGCCGGGCCATGGTTGTCTTCGGCCCCGCCAGCTCCCTCTTCGACTTCCTGACCTTCGCCCTGATGCTCAGGGTGTTCGATGCCGGCGAATCGCGCTTCCAGTCCGGCTGGTTCGTCGAATCGCTTTGCACGCAGACGCTCGTCATCTTCGTGCTCCGGACCCATCGGGTCCCGTTCTGGCGGAGCCGGCCCTCGCTGCCGCTGCTCGCGACGACCCTGGCCTGCGTCGCCCTCGCGGCGTTCATCCCCTATTCGCCGGCAGCGGGCCTGCTGAACTTCGAGCCCCTGCCGGCCGGGTTCCTCCTCGCACTCTCGGGGATGGTGGTCACCTACCTGGCGCTCGTCGAACTCGCCAAGCGCATCGTCTTCGCGCAGGCCGGCGCGCCCCCGCCTGCGCCCGCTCCCGCGCCCCCGGCTCCCACCCCCGCCGCCTGA
- a CDS encoding Clp protease/crotonase-like domain-containing protein — MPVEAARPLRAIRRSLDGVSLADQLAFEWAQQKACRGSPEFREGVQAFLEKREPDSSKF, encoded by the coding sequence GTGCCCGTGGAGGCCGCCCGGCCGCTGCGGGCGATCCGGCGGTCGCTGGACGGCGTATCGCTGGCGGACCAGCTGGCGTTTGAGTGGGCGCAGCAGAAGGCGTGCCGTGGGAGCCCGGAGTTCCGGGAGGGGGTGCAGGCATTCCTGGAGAAGCGGGAGCCGGATTCCTCGAAGTTCTGA
- a CDS encoding MgtC/SapB family protein, which translates to MDVAGIRLDEQGVRLAVALGIGLLLGAERERRKGEGPARGAAGIRTFALVALAGGIAMAVGGGLVLAVALGFVALAVLAAYVLGDRTDPGLTTEVAVVVAFLLGALAQQEPQLAAGIAVVVTILLAAREQLHRLVSRALTEQEVHDALLFAGAALVILPLAPNERIGPYGVFNPFAIWRLVVIVMAIGGAGYAAVRLLGARVGLPLSGLAAGFVSSSATIAAMGARARETPALRTPAVAAAVLSTVATVVQMVIIVGATDSRTLARLWPAMAFAGVAAVGYGAVFALRALRDAAADAHHPGGRAFDLKTAVLFAATVTAVLLVSAVLGDWLGNRGVLLSAAVAGFADTHAAAIAVAGLAAGGRIEPADAVVPILAAFTTNSVTKMVLAAASGGRRFALEVWPGVIATAALAWAGWALT; encoded by the coding sequence ATGGACGTCGCAGGCATCCGGCTCGATGAGCAGGGCGTGCGGCTCGCCGTCGCGCTCGGCATCGGCCTCCTCCTCGGCGCCGAACGGGAGCGCCGCAAAGGCGAAGGGCCCGCCCGCGGCGCCGCCGGCATCCGCACCTTCGCCCTCGTCGCCCTTGCCGGCGGCATCGCCATGGCCGTCGGCGGCGGGCTCGTCCTCGCCGTCGCGCTCGGCTTCGTTGCCCTTGCCGTCCTGGCCGCCTACGTCCTCGGCGACCGCACCGACCCCGGCCTCACCACCGAGGTGGCCGTCGTTGTCGCCTTCCTGCTCGGCGCCCTCGCCCAGCAGGAGCCGCAGCTTGCCGCCGGCATCGCCGTCGTGGTCACCATCCTCCTCGCTGCCCGGGAGCAGCTCCACCGCCTCGTCTCCCGCGCACTCACCGAGCAGGAGGTGCACGACGCCCTCCTCTTCGCCGGGGCCGCGCTCGTCATCCTCCCGCTCGCGCCCAACGAGCGGATCGGGCCGTACGGCGTCTTCAACCCGTTCGCCATCTGGCGGCTCGTCGTCATCGTGATGGCGATCGGCGGCGCGGGCTACGCCGCGGTCCGGCTCCTCGGGGCACGGGTCGGCCTTCCCCTCTCCGGGCTCGCCGCCGGCTTCGTCTCGAGCTCCGCCACCATCGCCGCCATGGGCGCCCGCGCCCGCGAAACCCCTGCCCTGCGCACCCCCGCCGTGGCTGCCGCCGTGCTCTCCACCGTCGCGACCGTCGTCCAGATGGTCATCATCGTCGGCGCCACCGATAGCCGGACCCTCGCCCGGCTCTGGCCCGCGATGGCGTTCGCCGGTGTTGCTGCCGTCGGCTACGGCGCCGTCTTCGCCCTGCGCGCCCTGCGCGATGCGGCTGCCGACGCCCACCACCCCGGCGGGCGCGCCTTCGACCTGAAGACCGCGGTCCTCTTTGCCGCCACCGTCACGGCTGTCCTTCTCGTCTCCGCCGTCCTCGGCGACTGGCTCGGCAACCGCGGCGTCCTCCTCTCGGCCGCGGTGGCGGGTTTCGCCGATACCCACGCCGCGGCAATCGCCGTCGCGGGGCTCGCCGCCGGCGGCCGCATCGAGCCCGCCGACGCTGTGGTGCCGATCCTCGCCGCCTTCACCACCAACTCGGTCACGAAGATGGTCCTCGCGGCCGCTTCCGGCGGGCGCCGCTTCGCCCTCGAAGTCTGGCCCGGCGTCATCGCCACCGCCGCCCTCGCGTGGGCCGGCTGGGCCCTCACCTAA
- a CDS encoding magnesium transporter CorA family protein, whose product MRTWTCIDGTWRPGELDGGPRWYDLSGADRDGLLELASRYGLHPLAIEDCLSPYLHTPKIDDFGSYLFIVVLAMKPGTVEPILEELDVFLGPGFLITYRDDPATAPEIDGVVRALEQGLAVRPGTDGLFYEVLDRVVDSFLPRVSAMSEQLDALADLVLEGDRDGGLSQRVLEMRRTAGSVRRTMAPLLGVVLRFGRGELSLVQPSNVIYFRDVYDHLLRVDLALEELRDDAEVALNTYLSTLNNKMNEVMKVLAVVGALALPATVITGIFGTNFDEIPGLHSNYGFAVMVTAMVAMAASMAYFFHRRGWF is encoded by the coding sequence GTGCGCACCTGGACCTGCATCGATGGCACCTGGCGCCCCGGCGAGCTCGACGGCGGCCCCCGCTGGTACGACCTCTCCGGCGCCGACCGCGACGGCCTCCTCGAACTCGCCTCCCGCTACGGCCTCCACCCCCTCGCCATCGAAGACTGCCTCTCCCCCTACCTCCACACCCCGAAAATCGACGACTTCGGCAGCTACCTTTTCATCGTCGTCCTCGCCATGAAGCCCGGCACCGTCGAGCCCATCCTCGAAGAGCTCGACGTCTTCCTCGGCCCCGGCTTCCTCATTACCTACCGCGACGACCCGGCGACCGCGCCCGAAATCGACGGCGTGGTCCGCGCCCTGGAACAGGGCCTCGCCGTCCGCCCCGGCACCGACGGCCTCTTCTACGAAGTCCTCGACCGTGTCGTCGACAGCTTTCTCCCCCGCGTCTCCGCGATGAGCGAGCAGCTCGATGCCCTCGCCGACCTCGTGCTCGAAGGCGACCGCGACGGCGGCCTCAGCCAGCGCGTCCTCGAAATGCGGCGGACCGCCGGCTCCGTGCGCCGCACCATGGCGCCCCTCCTCGGCGTCGTCCTCCGCTTCGGCCGCGGCGAACTCTCCCTCGTCCAGCCCTCCAACGTCATCTACTTCCGCGATGTCTACGACCACCTCCTCCGGGTCGACCTCGCGCTCGAAGAGCTGCGCGACGATGCCGAGGTCGCCCTCAACACCTACCTCAGCACCCTCAACAACAAGATGAACGAAGTGATGAAGGTGCTCGCGGTCGTCGGCGCGCTCGCCCTCCCCGCAACGGTCATCACCGGCATCTTCGGCACCAACTTCGACGAAATACCCGGCCTCCATAGCAACTACGGCTTCGCCGTCATGGTGACCGCGATGGTCGCCATGGCCGCCTCGATGGCCTACTTCTTCCACCGCCGCGGGTGGTTCTGA
- a CDS encoding RNA polymerase sigma factor: protein MAETATDELAPDFDEQAVVEAAQNGDREALSLLYDHYFPRVYRYVASRLSSTEDAEDVTTEIFLRVIENLRSFTFRGLPFGAWVFRIARNEVVSFVRRRKVRSQVAPLTETIPDPAPDHTEEVHTALTMEVVRAATAKLPEAQRQVIELRFGAGLSVAETARVLGKTENNVKVLQHKAIAKLQTMVPFQ, encoded by the coding sequence ATGGCAGAGACGGCAACCGACGAACTGGCACCCGACTTCGACGAACAGGCTGTTGTCGAAGCCGCCCAGAACGGGGACCGTGAGGCGCTGTCGCTCCTCTACGATCACTACTTTCCCCGCGTGTACCGGTACGTCGCCAGCCGGCTCTCCAGCACCGAAGACGCCGAGGACGTGACGACGGAGATCTTTCTCCGGGTCATCGAAAACCTCCGCAGCTTCACCTTCCGGGGCCTGCCCTTCGGCGCATGGGTGTTCCGCATCGCCCGCAACGAAGTGGTCAGCTTCGTCCGCCGCCGGAAGGTCCGCTCCCAGGTAGCGCCGCTCACGGAAACGATCCCGGACCCTGCGCCGGACCACACCGAGGAAGTGCACACCGCGCTGACGATGGAGGTGGTCCGCGCAGCCACCGCGAAGCTCCCCGAAGCCCAGCGGCAGGTGATCGAACTCCGGTTCGGGGCGGGGCTCTCCGTTGCGGAGACCGCCCGGGTGCTCGGCAAAACCGAGAACAACGTGAAAGTCCTCCAGCACAAGGCGATTGCCAAACTCCAAACGATGGTGCCCTTCCAATGA
- a CDS encoding DUF5667 domain-containing protein, whose amino-acid sequence MIRRLFDRKAGRRADILAEAQALVDDGLEPDFVLSLFPEDADWLAGMLRVTAAVTDAYASEPASYFFEASLKAKVLARATEPTTPAEPLFLPVPGYSPVRTAVASMAVLSGAAAVGVLALGFVTAGDAVPGDWNYAFKLANERLEYTLSRGDGRVDVQLRQAEARVYELQQLAARDTDLAASLDGLQRELRAIAELAEKQGGLTDIQKARVKSLAEQSSTVLSQARNRPDVDPEKVAAAAAAIDDAVSAALGGVTPLATPEPTATPTRTPEPAATATPEAATPKPAETATPLPAGSATPSATAEAAPSATVQPAEAGETPAAQPSPKP is encoded by the coding sequence ATGATCCGCCGGCTGTTCGACCGCAAGGCTGGCCGCCGGGCCGACATCCTCGCCGAGGCGCAGGCCCTCGTTGACGACGGGCTGGAGCCGGACTTCGTCCTCTCGCTCTTCCCGGAGGATGCGGACTGGCTGGCCGGCATGCTGCGGGTGACGGCGGCGGTGACGGATGCCTACGCCTCCGAGCCGGCGAGCTACTTCTTCGAAGCGTCGCTCAAGGCGAAGGTGCTCGCCCGGGCCACAGAGCCGACGACCCCGGCCGAGCCGCTCTTCCTGCCGGTGCCGGGCTATTCGCCGGTGCGGACTGCGGTGGCGAGCATGGCCGTGCTCTCCGGGGCGGCGGCAGTCGGCGTGCTCGCGCTCGGCTTCGTGACGGCCGGCGATGCCGTGCCGGGCGACTGGAACTACGCGTTCAAGCTGGCGAACGAACGGCTGGAGTACACGCTCTCGCGCGGGGACGGGCGGGTCGACGTCCAGCTCCGGCAGGCGGAAGCGCGAGTCTACGAACTGCAGCAGCTCGCGGCCCGGGACACCGACCTCGCGGCCTCGCTCGACGGGCTGCAGCGGGAGCTCCGGGCGATTGCGGAGCTGGCCGAAAAGCAGGGCGGTCTGACCGACATCCAGAAGGCGCGGGTGAAGAGCCTCGCGGAGCAGAGTTCGACGGTGCTCTCGCAGGCGCGCAACCGGCCGGATGTCGACCCGGAGAAGGTGGCGGCCGCAGCGGCCGCCATCGACGACGCCGTTTCGGCGGCGCTCGGCGGGGTGACGCCGCTGGCAACCCCCGAACCGACCGCGACGCCGACGCGCACGCCGGAGCCGGCCGCGACGGCCACGCCGGAGGCGGCCACGCCGAAGCCGGCCGAGACCGCAACCCCGCTGCCGGCGGGCAGCGCCACCCCCTCGGCGACGGCCGAGGCCGCGCCCTCAGCGACGGTGCAGCCTGCGGAAGCCGGTGAGACGCCGGCGGCGCAGCCCTCGCCGAAGCCCTAA
- a CDS encoding MFS transporter, whose amino-acid sequence MAGWLRRTFYALENTQFRLLWIGTLFSFLGMQMQVVARGYLAYDLTGKNTALGGVMIAFGVPQLLLGLWGGVLADRLPKRNLLVVCQGIIALNSLWVAVMIKTGHIEYWMLIVAGVVQGAGFAFIGPARQAFIGDLVGRDAIGNAVVLQQLSMNSTRVIGPSIAGAFIAIAFIGTGGVYLLTTIGFFIAMATMLRLPPGNPKPRANPVSPLRDLADGLRYVRRRPSLALLILTGFAVIMVGFPYQSFLPSVAVDVYNAGSGGLGLLQSFAAIGAVGATVLVATFAESRRAWFWQPVLAMAFGASLIALGATSNLVVGLAVMVAVGGLASGFQGLNNALTMSNTDHEYHGRVQSISMLSWSLFGLFALPIGIVADHIGIRETLMLMGAVVIASVALLQLLGRSERVAEDRRLAVAAAELRRETRAVAGGR is encoded by the coding sequence CTGGCAGGGTGGCTCCGCCGGACCTTCTACGCGCTCGAAAACACGCAGTTCCGCCTGCTGTGGATCGGCACGCTCTTCTCCTTCCTCGGCATGCAGATGCAGGTCGTGGCGCGGGGCTACCTCGCCTACGACCTGACCGGCAAGAACACCGCCCTCGGCGGCGTCATGATCGCCTTCGGCGTCCCCCAGCTCCTCCTCGGCCTCTGGGGCGGCGTCCTCGCCGACCGGCTCCCCAAGCGGAACCTGCTCGTCGTCTGCCAGGGCATCATCGCCCTCAATTCCCTCTGGGTGGCCGTCATGATCAAGACCGGCCACATCGAGTACTGGATGCTCATCGTCGCCGGCGTCGTCCAGGGTGCCGGGTTCGCCTTCATCGGCCCGGCCCGCCAGGCCTTCATCGGTGACCTCGTCGGCCGCGATGCGATCGGCAACGCCGTCGTCCTCCAGCAGCTCAGCATGAACAGCACCCGCGTCATCGGGCCGTCGATCGCCGGCGCCTTCATCGCCATCGCGTTCATCGGCACCGGCGGCGTCTACCTGCTGACCACCATCGGCTTCTTCATCGCGATGGCAACGATGCTCCGCCTCCCGCCCGGCAATCCGAAGCCGCGCGCCAACCCGGTCTCGCCCCTGCGCGACCTCGCCGACGGCCTCCGCTACGTCCGCCGGCGCCCCTCGCTCGCCCTCCTCATCCTCACCGGCTTTGCCGTCATCATGGTCGGCTTCCCCTACCAGTCGTTCCTTCCGTCGGTCGCCGTCGATGTCTACAACGCCGGCTCGGGCGGCCTGGGCCTGCTCCAGTCGTTCGCCGCCATCGGTGCGGTCGGGGCCACGGTGCTCGTCGCAACGTTCGCCGAAAGCCGCCGCGCCTGGTTCTGGCAGCCCGTCCTGGCGATGGCCTTCGGCGCCTCGCTCATCGCCCTGGGCGCAACGTCGAACCTCGTCGTCGGCCTCGCCGTCATGGTCGCCGTCGGCGGGCTCGCCAGCGGCTTCCAGGGCCTGAACAACGCCCTCACCATGTCGAACACCGACCACGAGTACCACGGCCGGGTCCAGTCGATCTCGATGCTCAGCTGGAGCCTCTTCGGCCTCTTCGCGCTCCCCATCGGCATCGTCGCCGACCACATCGGCATCCGCGAGACGCTCATGCTCATGGGCGCCGTCGTCATCGCCAGCGTGGCCCTGCTCCAGCTGCTCGGCCGCTCCGAGCGGGTCGCCGAAGACCGCCGGCTCGCCGTCGCTGCCGCTGAGCTCCGCCGCGAAACGCGGGCCGTGGCCGGCGGCCGCTGA
- a CDS encoding alkyl sulfatase dimerization domain-containing protein, whose translation MPDIRDLAERLWNGELSTAELHPVAWRQPEGQEIADGVLFYKGIASANTIDTGDGLVMLDTGAVNDTRPLYGEVRRWRPEAPLRAAVFSHHHVDHIFGVGPFEQEAAERRWPRPLVYGHELLEWHFARYQRTLGWNTAINRRQFAIDAPQFRWPEQYRLPDVTYTRRLTFRTGELTFELHHTRGETEDATWTWVPERKLLAPGDLFIWAVPNAGNPQKVQRYCSEWAAGLREMAALGAELLLPGHGLPIFGAERIRQALLDTAELLESIEAQVLALMNTGCTLDRVLHEVEVPAHLLEKPYLRPVYDDPQFLIRNVWRLYGGWYDGEPDNLLPAPRAEQAREWVALAGGIDRVLERAAALRAEGNLRLACHLVEFAVIAEPGSRAAHDLRAEIYAARAALQPSSMARNILNHAALASRQGKRDLAGGF comes from the coding sequence ATGCCCGACATCCGCGACCTTGCCGAACGCCTGTGGAACGGCGAGCTTTCGACCGCCGAGCTGCACCCGGTCGCGTGGCGCCAGCCCGAAGGCCAGGAGATCGCCGACGGCGTGCTTTTTTATAAAGGAATTGCGAGCGCCAACACGATCGATACGGGCGACGGCCTGGTCATGCTCGATACGGGTGCGGTGAACGACACGCGCCCGCTCTACGGGGAGGTTCGGCGCTGGCGCCCGGAGGCGCCGCTCCGGGCGGCCGTCTTTTCGCACCACCATGTGGACCACATCTTCGGCGTGGGCCCGTTCGAGCAGGAGGCCGCCGAGCGGCGGTGGCCGCGGCCGCTGGTCTACGGCCACGAGCTGCTGGAGTGGCACTTCGCGCGGTACCAACGGACGCTCGGGTGGAACACGGCGATCAACCGGCGCCAGTTCGCCATCGACGCGCCCCAGTTCCGCTGGCCGGAGCAGTACCGGCTGCCCGACGTGACCTACACGCGTCGGCTGACCTTCCGGACCGGGGAGCTGACCTTTGAACTGCACCATACGCGGGGCGAGACGGAGGACGCGACCTGGACGTGGGTGCCCGAGCGGAAGCTGCTGGCGCCGGGCGACCTCTTCATCTGGGCGGTGCCGAACGCCGGCAACCCGCAGAAGGTGCAGCGGTACTGCTCGGAGTGGGCCGCCGGCCTGCGGGAGATGGCGGCGCTGGGCGCCGAGCTGCTCCTGCCGGGCCACGGGCTGCCGATCTTCGGGGCCGAACGGATCCGGCAGGCGCTGCTGGATACGGCCGAGCTGCTGGAGAGCATCGAGGCCCAGGTGCTGGCGCTGATGAACACCGGCTGCACGCTCGACCGGGTCCTGCACGAGGTGGAGGTGCCGGCCCACCTGCTCGAAAAGCCGTACCTGCGGCCGGTGTACGACGACCCCCAGTTCCTTATCCGGAATGTGTGGCGGCTGTACGGGGGCTGGTACGACGGCGAGCCGGACAACTTGCTGCCGGCGCCGCGGGCTGAGCAGGCGCGGGAGTGGGTCGCGCTGGCAGGGGGCATCGACCGGGTGCTGGAGCGGGCGGCGGCGCTCCGGGCGGAGGGGAATCTCCGGCTGGCGTGCCACCTTGTTGAGTTCGCCGTGATTGCGGAGCCGGGTTCGCGCGCGGCGCACGACCTGCGGGCGGAGATCTACGCGGCGCGGGCGGCGCTCCAGCCGTCGTCGATGGCGCGGAACATCCTGAACCATGCGGCGCTGGCGAGCCGCCAGGGGAAGCGCGACCTCGCGGGCGGGTTCTAG